One region of Helicoverpa zea isolate HzStark_Cry1AcR chromosome 24, ilHelZeax1.1, whole genome shotgun sequence genomic DNA includes:
- the LOC124642319 gene encoding beta-1,3-galactosyltransferase 5-like isoform X1, with amino-acid sequence MRLWSVVKCLRCGVRRGERAGAMASVRRSHCAALAALGALLLLLLARLPPAAPPPRPAPLAPPAPRAPPAPANRTQPPSEPPPASTPPPATAPRGPRPVLTRDVYVAGHERPHAELCPALGARLRLVVLVTSAPGHAAARDAVRLTWGHYAARADVALAFVLGAPPPALRAAIDAEDALYGDVIVGRSLDSYSNLTLKTLSMLEWVDTYCPRAPRLLKTDDDMFINVPRLLEFAAAPARANASRTIWGKVVRRSLPKRTTKSKYYVSPLQFPARVFPDFATGPAYLMTADCVRPLLAAAPAERYVRLEDVFVTGILAARLGLRRTHAPEFYNKKVAAHPCAVQRGLAIHMVRYHEQFDLWRKLLDGKTKCAS; translated from the exons ATGCGCCTGTGGAGTGTTGTGAAGTGCTTGAG GTGTGGTGTGCGGCGCGGTGAGCGCGCCGGCGCCATGGCGTCCGTGCGGCGCTCGCACTGCGCGGCGCTCGCGGCGCTGGgcgcgctgctgctgctgctgctggcgcgcctgccgcccgccgcgccgcccccgcgccccgcgcccctcGCCCcacccgcgccccgcgccccacCCGCGCCCGCCAACCGCACGCAGCCGCCCTCCGAGCCGCCGCCCGCCTCCACGCCGCCGCccgccaccgcgccgcgcggcccgcgcCCCGTGCTCACGCGCGACGTGTACGTGGCGGGCCACGAGCGGCCGCACGCCGAGCTGTGCCCCGCGCTGGGCGCGCGCCTGCGCCTCGTGGTGCTGGTGACGTCGGCGCCGGGCCACGCGGCGGCGCGGGACGCCGTGCGGCTGACGTGGGGGCACTACGCGGCGCGGGCGGACGTGGCGCTGGCCTTCGTGCTgggcgcgccgccgcccgcgctgcGCGCCGCCATCGACGCCGAGGACGCGCTCTACGGCGACGTGATCGTGGGCCGCTCGCTCGACTCCTACTCCAACCTGACGTTGAAGACGCTGTCCATGCTGGAGTGGGTGGACACGTactgcccgcgcgcgccgcgcctGCTCAAGACGGACGACGACATGTTCATCAATGTGCCGCGGCTGCTGGAGTTcgcggcggcgccggcgcgggcCAACGCCTCGCGCACCATCTGGGGCAAGGTGGTGCGCCGCTCGCTGCCCAAGCGCACCACCAAGTCCAAGTACTACGTGTCGCCGCTGCAGTTCCCGGCGCGCGTGTTCCCCGACTTCGCCACCGGGCCCGCCTACCTCATGACGGCGGACTGCGTGCGGCCGCTGCTGGCGGCGGCGCCGGCCGAGCGCTACGTGCGGCTGGAGGACGTGTTCGTGACGGGCATCCTGGCGGCGCGGCTAGGGTTGCGGCGGACTCACGCGCCGGAGTTCTACAACAAGAAGGTGGCGGCGCACCCCTGCGCCGTGCAGCGCGGGCTCGCCATCCACATGGTGCGCTACCACGAGCAGTTCGACCTCTGGCGCAAGCTGCTGGACGGCAAGACCAAGTGCGCCAGCTAG
- the LOC124642319 gene encoding beta-1,3-galactosyltransferase 5-like isoform X2, which yields MASVRRSHCAALAALGALLLLLLARLPPAAPPPRPAPLAPPAPRAPPAPANRTQPPSEPPPASTPPPATAPRGPRPVLTRDVYVAGHERPHAELCPALGARLRLVVLVTSAPGHAAARDAVRLTWGHYAARADVALAFVLGAPPPALRAAIDAEDALYGDVIVGRSLDSYSNLTLKTLSMLEWVDTYCPRAPRLLKTDDDMFINVPRLLEFAAAPARANASRTIWGKVVRRSLPKRTTKSKYYVSPLQFPARVFPDFATGPAYLMTADCVRPLLAAAPAERYVRLEDVFVTGILAARLGLRRTHAPEFYNKKVAAHPCAVQRGLAIHMVRYHEQFDLWRKLLDGKTKCAS from the coding sequence ATGGCGTCCGTGCGGCGCTCGCACTGCGCGGCGCTCGCGGCGCTGGgcgcgctgctgctgctgctgctggcgcgcctgccgcccgccgcgccgcccccgcgccccgcgcccctcGCCCcacccgcgccccgcgccccacCCGCGCCCGCCAACCGCACGCAGCCGCCCTCCGAGCCGCCGCCCGCCTCCACGCCGCCGCccgccaccgcgccgcgcggcccgcgcCCCGTGCTCACGCGCGACGTGTACGTGGCGGGCCACGAGCGGCCGCACGCCGAGCTGTGCCCCGCGCTGGGCGCGCGCCTGCGCCTCGTGGTGCTGGTGACGTCGGCGCCGGGCCACGCGGCGGCGCGGGACGCCGTGCGGCTGACGTGGGGGCACTACGCGGCGCGGGCGGACGTGGCGCTGGCCTTCGTGCTgggcgcgccgccgcccgcgctgcGCGCCGCCATCGACGCCGAGGACGCGCTCTACGGCGACGTGATCGTGGGCCGCTCGCTCGACTCCTACTCCAACCTGACGTTGAAGACGCTGTCCATGCTGGAGTGGGTGGACACGTactgcccgcgcgcgccgcgcctGCTCAAGACGGACGACGACATGTTCATCAATGTGCCGCGGCTGCTGGAGTTcgcggcggcgccggcgcgggcCAACGCCTCGCGCACCATCTGGGGCAAGGTGGTGCGCCGCTCGCTGCCCAAGCGCACCACCAAGTCCAAGTACTACGTGTCGCCGCTGCAGTTCCCGGCGCGCGTGTTCCCCGACTTCGCCACCGGGCCCGCCTACCTCATGACGGCGGACTGCGTGCGGCCGCTGCTGGCGGCGGCGCCGGCCGAGCGCTACGTGCGGCTGGAGGACGTGTTCGTGACGGGCATCCTGGCGGCGCGGCTAGGGTTGCGGCGGACTCACGCGCCGGAGTTCTACAACAAGAAGGTGGCGGCGCACCCCTGCGCCGTGCAGCGCGGGCTCGCCATCCACATGGTGCGCTACCACGAGCAGTTCGACCTCTGGCGCAAGCTGCTGGACGGCAAGACCAAGTGCGCCAGCTAG